The proteins below come from a single Rosa rugosa chromosome 2, drRosRugo1.1, whole genome shotgun sequence genomic window:
- the LOC133734893 gene encoding receptor-like protein 2 — MVRGLSLFLLIFTISFTHNIHACIQTQRASLLSFSLTLSSPSLNWTSSSCCYWEGITCNRDGWVTHLQLPSKGLKLKGGIFPSSSLANLTHLTHLNLSHNSLSGSLDQTEFFLSLNYLEILDLSYNLLFGVLPSSLPSSHIRMVDFSSNRLHGAIPSSFFQQAWNLTSFNVSNNTFSGPIPSSICRPSSSLQHLDFSLNDFNGSVSHGFGKCSKLQVFRAGNNYLSGSLPEDIFNSTTLEEISLPLNSLNGAMNDRIANLTNLTTLDLSYNQLSSVLPLHLGKLSKLKHILLDFNYLEGSLPLSLMNCTNLVELRMGANNLGGDISMLNFSKLSQLSKLDLRKNNFFGILPRSLYSCKFLKAIRVAYNNLDVQIQPEILSLKSLSFLSLGVNKRLTNVSEAMKILMDCKRLVVLSLASSFVGEELPADLGTVDFDGFQNLRVLDLSSCNLSGQIPLWLSKLKKLEFLDLNQNRITGSIPSWIGTLPRLCSISMEFNLLSGEPPKELWTLPMLVSEQAAAQVDRTAIDLPIFYPSVDHARPLQYNYLYYAASISLQNNNLQGNIPSEIGQLQLLQTLDLSNNNFSGNIPDQISNLKDMEMLDLSMNHLSGKIPMSFTNLHFLSKFNVSYNNLEGPIPSSTQLQSFDASAFEGNLKLCGAPLPNKCQTTKGTDALEMNTQDADMKEHEFPWFYASVAFGFIIGFWGVSGPLVLMTKWRYAYYHFLDNVQDRFRVMIATRMARVKRRFIRS; from the coding sequence ATGGTTCGAGGCTTAAGCTTATTCCTCCTCATTTTCACGATCTCTTTTACGCATAATATTCATGCATGCATCCAAACTCAACGTGCTTCTCTCTTGTCGTTTTCCctcactctttcttctccttCCTTAAACTGGACTTCTAGTAGTTGTTGCTATTGGGAAGGCATTACTTGTAATCGAGATGGTTGGGTCACCCATTTGCAGTTACCCTCCAAAGGGCTCAAACTAAAAGGAGGTATTTTTCCATCATCATCACTTGCAAATCTCACACATCTCACTCACTTGAATCTCTCACACAATTCCCTTTCTGGTTCTCTAGATCAAACTGAATTCTTCTTGTCCTTGAATTATCTCGAAATCCTAGATTTGAGCTATAACCTTCTCTTTGGAGTGTTACCATCTTCTCTACCATCCAGTCATATTCGGATGGTGGATTTTTCCAGCAATCGCTTACATGGTGCCATTCCATCTTCATTTTTCCAACAAGCTTGGAATTTGACTAGTTTCAATGTCAGTAACAACACTTTTTCAGGTCCAATCCCGTCCTCTATTTGCCGTCCTTCTTCCTCGTTACAACACCTTGATTTTTCCTTGAATGATTTCAATGGTAGTGTATCTCATGGATTTGGGAAGTGTTCCAAACTGCAGGTTTTCCGTGCCGGTAACAATTACCTGTCAGGATCGCTTCCAGAAGATATCTTTAATTCTACCACTCTTGAGGAGATTTCACTACCTCTAAATTCATTGAATGGGGCAATGAATGATAGAATTGCCAACCTCACCAACCTCACAACCCTTGACCTCTCCTATAACCAATTGAGTAGTGTGCTCCCTCTCCATCTTGGGAAGCTCTCCAAGTTGAAACACATACTCCTTGATTTCAACTATCTGGAAGGCTCGTTGCCTCTATCTCTGATGAATTGCACAAACCTTGTTGAACTACGTATGGGAGCCAACAACTTGGGAGGTGATATCTCCATGCTCAATTTTTCAAAACTTAGCCAACTTAGTAAACTTGACTTGCGAAAAAATAACTTCTTTGGTATCTTGCCGAGAAGCCTCTACTCGTGCAAGTTCTTGAAAGCAATTCGAGTGGCCTACAATAATCTAGACGTTCAAATACAGCCTGAAATTCTTTCATTGAAATCCCTGTCCTTCCTCTCACTTGGTGTGAACAAACGTTTGACAAATGTCAGCGAGGCAATGAAGATACTGATGGATTGCAAACGCCTTGTAGTCCTATCATTAGCATCTAGTTTTGTAGGTGAGGAACTTCCGGCTGATCTTGGGACAGTTGATTTTGATGGTTTTCAAAATCTTCGAGTTTTGGATTTGAGTTCCTGTAACCTTTCTGGTCAAATCCCTTTATGGCTATCAAAGCTCAAAAAGTTAGAGTTCTTGGATCTGAATCAGAATAGAATCACAGGCTCAATCCCAAGTTGGATAGGGACTCTTCCTAGGCTCTGTTCTATAAGCATGGAATTCAACCTACTTTCAGGAGAACCTCCAAAGGAACTGTGGACACTCCCTATGTTGGTATCTGAACAAGCTGCAGCTCAAGTAGATCGTACTGCTATTGATCTGCCTATCTTCTACCCCAGTGTTGATCATGCAAGACCTTTACAGTACAATTACTTATATTACGCTGCATCTATATCCCTACAAAACAATAACCTACAAGGGAACATACCCTCTGAGATTGGCCAATTGCAGCTCCTCCAAACTTTGGATCTAAGCAACAACAACTTCTCCGGTAACATTCCAGACCAGATATCTAACCTAAAGGACATGGAGATGTTGGATCTCTCCATGAACCATTTGTCTGGAAAAATCCCGATGTCCTTCACAAATCTTCATTTCCTATCAAAATTCAACGTCTCGTACAATAATCTTGAAGGGCCAATACCATCAAGCACTCAGCTCCAAAGTTTCGATGCTTCTGCATTTGAGGGGAATCTGAAACTTTGTGGTGCCCCACTTCCAAATAAGTGTCAGACAACTAAGGGCACTGATGCACTTGAGATGAACACCCAAGATGCAGACATGAAGGAGCATGAATTTCCATGGTTTTATGCTTCTGTTGCATTTGGGTTCATAATAGGATTTTGGGGAGTCTCTGGCCCTCTAGTGCTTATGACGAAGTGGAGGTATGCATATTACCACTTCCTAGACAATGTACAAGACAGGTTCCGGGTGATGATTGCAACGCGCATGGCCAGAGTGAAGAGAAGGTTTATTAGAAGTTAG